The following coding sequences are from one Granulicella sp. L56 window:
- the glgX gene encoding glycogen debranching protein GlgX — MGYTLLPGRPYPLGATVSSKGTNFAIFSQDATRVDLCLFDVKGKQIDCIPLRERTAFVWHGFVRGIEPGQLYGYRIDGSWEPEKGHRFNRNKLLLDPYAKAISGKVNWKAPIFPYDVLSGDDLKMDTQDSADGVPKSVVVDTRFDWGDDCPPETSLADSVIYEVHVKGFSTQNPAVPKEIRGTYAGLAHASSIDYFKKLGVTAVELLPVHHFIDEGHLVEKDLADYWGYNTLGYFAPMSRYSSSGDAGGQVNEFKAMIKTFHAAGIEVILDVVYNHTCEGNHMGPMLSWKGICNSTYYRSVQDNPRYYMDYTGTGNTLNVRNPQVLKMLMDSLRYWVTEMHVDGFRFDLAATLARELHDVSRLSSFFDTIHQDPTLADVKLIAEPWDVGEGGYQVGQFPVLWAEWNGKYRDTMRRFWKGDPGQLSDFANRLTGSSDLYQFDGRKPYASINFLTAHDGFTLADLVSYNEKHNEANKDDNKDGTNDNDSWNMGAEGPTDNEDVNRLRERQMRNFLATLMLSQGVPMLNGGDDIARSQCGNNNCYCQDNELTWHDWNLDEPRKRLLDFTGKLIHFRLAHPNLHRRKFFQDREIRKKGENILVQDIAWFNTDGNQVSDEVWNTTWNRSIAILLNGQTLQAVDEGGVPIQDDSFILVVNAAQDGVEFSLPSSPAGRPWLQVIDTENVEDPFVKMTVADKIIIGGRSLKLLSDAAAD; from the coding sequence ATGGGTTACACACTCCTTCCTGGTCGTCCTTATCCACTAGGCGCTACCGTCTCAAGCAAGGGAACAAACTTTGCGATTTTTTCGCAAGATGCCACGCGAGTCGACCTGTGTCTCTTCGACGTCAAAGGTAAACAGATCGATTGCATTCCTCTGCGGGAGCGAACTGCGTTCGTTTGGCATGGCTTCGTTCGCGGAATCGAGCCGGGCCAACTTTACGGTTACAGGATCGATGGTTCATGGGAGCCAGAAAAAGGCCATCGCTTCAACCGCAACAAGCTGCTTCTCGATCCATACGCCAAAGCAATCTCGGGAAAGGTCAACTGGAAGGCACCCATATTCCCATACGATGTGCTTTCTGGGGACGATTTGAAGATGGACACTCAGGACAGCGCGGATGGGGTCCCGAAAAGCGTTGTGGTCGACACCCGATTCGACTGGGGCGACGACTGCCCTCCTGAGACCTCACTTGCTGATTCGGTCATCTACGAGGTTCACGTCAAGGGCTTCAGTACACAAAATCCAGCGGTTCCCAAAGAGATTCGCGGTACCTACGCAGGATTAGCCCATGCATCGAGCATCGATTATTTCAAGAAGCTTGGAGTGACGGCCGTTGAGCTTCTGCCTGTGCATCACTTTATTGACGAGGGTCACCTCGTTGAAAAGGATCTGGCCGACTACTGGGGGTATAACACTCTCGGCTATTTCGCTCCGATGTCGCGATACAGTTCGTCGGGCGATGCAGGCGGACAAGTCAACGAATTTAAGGCAATGATAAAGACCTTCCATGCTGCCGGAATCGAGGTAATCCTCGACGTCGTCTATAACCACACCTGTGAAGGCAATCACATGGGTCCCATGTTGAGTTGGAAGGGAATATGCAATAGCACCTACTACAGGTCGGTGCAGGACAATCCCCGCTACTACATGGACTACACAGGCACAGGAAACACCCTCAATGTCCGCAATCCGCAGGTTTTGAAGATGCTCATGGACTCGCTACGCTATTGGGTGACAGAGATGCACGTGGACGGCTTTCGTTTCGACTTAGCCGCGACGCTTGCCCGCGAGCTGCACGATGTGAGCCGGCTTTCGTCTTTCTTTGACACCATTCACCAGGATCCCACGCTGGCGGATGTGAAACTGATCGCGGAACCATGGGATGTAGGCGAAGGCGGATATCAGGTCGGGCAGTTTCCTGTTCTTTGGGCGGAATGGAATGGAAAATATCGCGATACCATGCGCCGCTTTTGGAAGGGTGATCCGGGCCAACTTTCCGACTTCGCCAATCGACTGACCGGCTCAAGTGATCTGTATCAGTTCGACGGTCGCAAACCATACGCAAGCATTAACTTTCTCACCGCACATGATGGATTCACCCTCGCCGATCTCGTCAGCTACAACGAGAAACACAATGAAGCGAACAAGGACGACAACAAGGACGGCACGAACGATAACGACTCCTGGAATATGGGAGCAGAAGGTCCGACAGACAATGAAGACGTAAATCGCTTACGCGAGCGTCAGATGCGCAACTTCCTAGCCACGCTCATGCTCTCGCAAGGTGTACCCATGTTGAACGGGGGGGATGATATAGCCCGTTCGCAGTGCGGAAATAATAACTGCTACTGCCAGGACAATGAACTTACCTGGCATGACTGGAATCTCGACGAGCCGCGCAAACGTCTGCTTGATTTTACGGGCAAACTCATTCACTTTCGACTTGCACACCCGAATCTTCATCGTCGTAAGTTTTTTCAGGACCGCGAGATTCGCAAAAAAGGAGAAAATATCCTCGTGCAGGATATAGCCTGGTTCAATACCGATGGCAACCAAGTTTCGGACGAGGTTTGGAATACGACATGGAACCGATCGATCGCGATCCTCCTTAACGGCCAGACGCTCCAGGCCGTCGACGAAGGAGGCGTACCCATTCAGGATGACAGCTTCATCCTTGTCGTCAATGCGGCTCAGGATGGCGTCGAATTCTCCCTTCCATCATCGCCTGCAGGAAGACCTTGGCTTCAGGTGATCGATACGGAAAACGTGGAAGATCCGTTTGTAAAAATGACCGTGGCCGACAAGATAATCATTGGCGGCAGATCGTTGAAGCTGCTCAGCGATGCGGCAGCAGATTAG
- a CDS encoding BON domain-containing protein, with product MRITKTKFITHLPFVLLLAGSIFASVAAVAQSSQSDATLQSEIINKALNKSKLKNIHVSLNDGVATLTGTVEVFDLKEEADRRVHRIKGVQAVRNNIEVAGPQIPDGELEQKLVKAISYDRVGYGTTPFNAIAVNVQNGAVTLTGHAYGPVDADSAAAVAANTPGVKDVINEIQVDPLSPMDDRIRLQVFRSIYGFPSLNKYAMDPAKPIRISVQNGNVTLYGVVDNKADKDAANIRANSVFGVFKVTNDLQVAGSTNKD from the coding sequence ATGCGAATAACAAAGACGAAGTTCATCACCCACTTGCCTTTTGTTCTATTGCTTGCGGGATCTATCTTCGCTTCGGTCGCGGCGGTGGCCCAATCTTCCCAAAGCGATGCGACTCTACAAAGTGAAATTATCAATAAAGCCTTGAACAAGTCGAAACTGAAGAATATCCACGTGTCCCTCAACGATGGCGTTGCCACACTGACGGGCACCGTAGAAGTGTTCGATCTCAAAGAAGAAGCTGACAGGCGTGTTCATCGCATCAAGGGAGTCCAAGCGGTACGGAACAACATTGAGGTAGCTGGACCGCAAATCCCCGACGGCGAATTGGAACAGAAGTTAGTGAAAGCTATTTCTTACGATCGGGTCGGTTACGGAACTACGCCCTTCAATGCCATCGCTGTAAATGTTCAGAACGGAGCCGTGACACTGACCGGGCATGCTTACGGCCCAGTGGACGCTGATTCGGCGGCAGCCGTAGCGGCCAATACGCCGGGGGTAAAAGATGTAATCAATGAGATTCAGGTTGACCCCCTCTCGCCTATGGACGATCGCATCAGACTCCAGGTATTCCGAAGCATCTATGGGTTTCCTTCGCTCAATAAATACGCCATGGACCCCGCGAAGCCGATTCGTATCTCTGTTCAGAACGGAAATGTCACCTTATATGGAGTGGTCGACAACAAAGCCGACAAAGATGCTGCGAACATTCGCGCCAATTCCGTATTTGGCGTTTTCAAGGTGACGAATGATCTTCAGGTAGCAGGATCAACAAATAAAGATTAG
- a CDS encoding DUF3309 domain-containing protein, which translates to MPLIVILIILLLLFGGGGYYMGPGIGYYGGGGISLILALVVIYLLFGRGRSRL; encoded by the coding sequence ATGCCTCTCATAGTGATTCTCATCATCTTGTTACTTCTCTTCGGCGGTGGCGGCTACTACATGGGTCCCGGAATCGGCTACTACGGTGGCGGCGGCATCAGTCTCATTCTTGCGTTGGTAGTCATCTACCTGCTCTTTGGACGAGGACGAAGCCGGCTCTAG
- a CDS encoding SDR family oxidoreductase: protein MDDKLALVTGASSGIGLELAKELANSGYDVVIASAGDRLAGAAEDIRSRGHQVVEVNADLATREGIDQLWAQVQSLGRPLDIACINAGVGVGGLFNETALDAELNMVELNCAGTVQLAKHVVRQMTELGAGNILFTASIAGEMVAPREAVYAATKAFVLSFAHSLRYELKDSGITVTALQPGPTDTDFFHRAGMDDTEVGQKGKSESQPDDVARQGIDALLAGKDHVYAASLKTKLEGALANLTPGNVKGAMHEKMAKPNSEK, encoded by the coding sequence ATGGATGACAAGTTGGCTTTAGTTACAGGTGCATCGAGCGGAATCGGTCTCGAGTTAGCAAAGGAGTTGGCAAACAGCGGCTATGACGTCGTCATTGCTTCTGCTGGGGATAGGCTGGCCGGAGCGGCAGAGGACATTCGGAGCCGCGGACATCAGGTCGTTGAAGTGAATGCTGATCTGGCAACCAGGGAAGGGATAGATCAGCTGTGGGCACAAGTGCAATCACTCGGTCGTCCACTCGACATTGCCTGTATCAACGCAGGAGTTGGCGTGGGCGGTCTTTTCAACGAGACAGCTCTCGATGCCGAACTCAATATGGTGGAACTCAATTGCGCCGGCACGGTTCAACTGGCGAAGCACGTCGTACGCCAGATGACAGAGCTTGGTGCCGGGAACATTTTATTCACGGCTTCGATTGCAGGTGAGATGGTTGCGCCGCGGGAAGCCGTTTATGCTGCGACCAAAGCATTTGTTTTGTCCTTTGCCCATAGCCTTCGATATGAGCTGAAAGACTCCGGCATCACTGTCACCGCACTCCAACCGGGTCCCACCGACACCGATTTCTTTCATCGCGCGGGTATGGATGACACAGAAGTTGGACAGAAGGGGAAGTCCGAGAGCCAACCGGACGATGTAGCTCGCCAGGGTATCGATGCGCTGCTAGCGGGCAAAGACCACGTCTATGCGGCATCGCTTAAGACAAAGTTAGAAGGGGCGCTCGCCAATTTGACACCCGGAAACGTCAAGGGCGCTATGCACGAGAAGATGGCAAAGCCTAACTCCGAGAAGTAA
- the treZ gene encoding malto-oligosyltrehalose trehalohydrolase — MASTPPISSFEFEESTSSSLNSNTTRIHHMPAGAEIRPDGKVRFRVWAPAVESLSLSVEGHDQAIPFSAEPGGWYELTHEAGEGTLYRFLLPDGTLVPDPASRFQPGDVHGPSEVISPTAYRWQDSAWRGRPWSDAVLYELHIGAFTEDGTFLAAIEKLDHLVQLGVTAIEIMPVADFPGKRNWGYDGVFLYAPDSSYGRPEDFKALIEAAHLRGLMVILDVVYNHFGPDGNVIPSYAPQIFTDRHKTPWGDAVNYDNDGSEAVREFIIHNALYWIEEFNLDGLRLDAVHAIKDDSSRHILDELAERVRAAAFPRPVHLLLENEDNQASRLSRNERGEPASFTAQWNDDMHHVLHTAATLESSGYYGDYKNDTEKLGRALAEGFAFQGEVMRARNTSRGEPSAHLPPDAFVAFMQNHDQIGNRAFGERINAIASPEAVHAIAAIYLLLPQTPMLFMGEEWGSSQPFPFFCDFEGELGKLVRNGRREEFTNFPEFQDPQQRERIPDPNAEATFQSAKLDWAQSTEEVHAEWLEWYRRILEVRKRSVIPHVREMEGYAGMFEVIGAGAVVIRFWNAQSDRQLILAANLSDESRDGFPCPAGPVLWQEGGKQVGNIMRPWSVRWSFHNPKKK; from the coding sequence ATGGCTTCAACTCCACCAATCTCCTCGTTTGAATTCGAGGAGTCAACCTCGTCATCGTTGAACTCAAATACAACACGTATTCACCACATGCCAGCTGGCGCAGAAATCCGGCCTGATGGTAAGGTTCGATTTCGAGTGTGGGCACCTGCGGTAGAATCCCTATCCTTAAGCGTCGAAGGCCATGATCAAGCCATTCCCTTTTCGGCAGAGCCCGGAGGCTGGTACGAGCTCACTCATGAAGCGGGCGAGGGAACGCTTTACCGATTCCTACTTCCAGATGGAACGCTAGTGCCAGATCCGGCCTCACGCTTTCAGCCGGGGGATGTACACGGGCCAAGCGAAGTAATTAGTCCCACAGCATATCGATGGCAGGACTCGGCATGGCGAGGCCGCCCCTGGTCTGACGCTGTCCTCTATGAGCTGCATATTGGCGCGTTCACAGAGGATGGTACATTTCTGGCTGCAATCGAAAAACTCGACCATCTGGTACAACTCGGAGTGACTGCTATCGAGATCATGCCGGTTGCAGACTTTCCAGGCAAGCGGAACTGGGGGTATGACGGGGTTTTCCTCTATGCTCCCGATTCGTCTTATGGAAGGCCAGAGGACTTCAAGGCCTTGATTGAGGCTGCACACTTACGCGGCCTGATGGTTATATTGGACGTGGTCTATAACCACTTCGGGCCTGACGGGAATGTCATTCCCTCGTATGCCCCACAGATCTTTACCGATCGCCACAAAACGCCTTGGGGCGATGCCGTGAATTATGACAATGACGGCAGTGAAGCTGTGCGCGAATTCATTATTCACAATGCGCTCTATTGGATTGAAGAATTCAACCTCGACGGCCTGCGCTTGGACGCTGTGCATGCCATCAAAGACGATAGCTCGAGGCACATTTTGGACGAGCTGGCAGAGCGAGTTCGCGCCGCGGCTTTTCCCCGTCCCGTCCATTTGCTTCTCGAAAACGAAGACAATCAAGCCTCTCGACTGAGTCGGAACGAGCGCGGCGAGCCCGCTTCATTTACAGCGCAATGGAACGACGATATGCATCACGTCCTTCATACTGCTGCGACCCTCGAATCGAGTGGCTACTATGGAGACTACAAAAACGATACGGAGAAACTCGGCCGTGCTCTGGCCGAAGGGTTCGCGTTTCAGGGTGAGGTGATGCGGGCTCGCAATACATCAAGAGGAGAGCCGTCTGCCCACCTGCCGCCCGATGCGTTCGTTGCCTTCATGCAGAACCACGATCAAATTGGTAACCGAGCTTTTGGTGAACGCATCAACGCGATTGCCTCCCCGGAGGCCGTGCATGCGATCGCTGCAATCTATCTTCTTCTTCCTCAAACCCCGATGCTCTTCATGGGCGAGGAGTGGGGCAGCTCTCAGCCCTTTCCTTTCTTTTGTGATTTTGAGGGCGAACTGGGTAAGCTTGTTCGAAATGGTCGAAGAGAGGAGTTTACGAACTTCCCGGAATTTCAAGATCCACAACAGCGAGAAAGGATACCGGATCCCAATGCCGAAGCAACATTTCAATCGGCAAAGCTTGACTGGGCTCAATCGACGGAAGAGGTTCACGCCGAGTGGCTGGAATGGTATCGACGCATCCTTGAAGTCAGAAAGAGGTCGGTAATCCCTCATGTTCGGGAGATGGAAGGTTATGCGGGAATGTTTGAAGTAATTGGAGCTGGAGCAGTCGTTATTCGTTTCTGGAACGCGCAGTCGGATCGCCAACTCATTTTGGCGGCCAACCTCTCAGATGAATCCAGGGACGGCTTCCCCTGTCCAGCCGGTCCCGTTCTGTGGCAGGAAGGTGGCAAACAAGTTGGCAATATTATGAGGCCGTGGTCGGTCCGGTGGAGCTTCCACAATCCAAAGAAGAAGTAG
- a CDS encoding SDR family oxidoreductase — translation MGRAAAIAYAREGADVVISYFPSEEPDAREVIQLIKAEGRKAIPIPGDLREEGYCKALVTKAIAALGGLDILVSNAGRQQQCEDLLQLTTEAFDATMKTNIYAPFWIIKAALPHLQPGSCIIATTSEQAYDPAGNLYDYAQTKAATMNYVKSLAKQFGPKGIRVNGVAPGPIWTPLQVSGGATQDHLIHFGETYPLRRAGQPAELASIYVQLAANDASYTTGNIYGAGGGGGQP, via the coding sequence ATGGGACGCGCTGCTGCTATTGCTTATGCGAGGGAAGGTGCTGATGTTGTCATCAGCTATTTCCCCAGCGAGGAGCCGGATGCTCGCGAGGTGATCCAATTAATCAAAGCCGAGGGCCGCAAAGCAATTCCAATACCGGGTGATCTCCGCGAAGAGGGCTATTGCAAAGCGCTCGTGACCAAGGCCATCGCCGCACTTGGTGGGCTAGACATCCTAGTGTCTAACGCTGGCCGCCAGCAACAATGCGAAGATCTTCTTCAGCTTACGACAGAAGCCTTCGATGCTACTATGAAGACCAATATCTATGCTCCCTTCTGGATCATCAAGGCAGCACTCCCACACCTGCAACCGGGCTCGTGCATCATTGCCACAACCTCCGAGCAAGCCTACGATCCTGCAGGCAATCTGTATGACTACGCTCAAACCAAGGCTGCGACCATGAACTACGTGAAATCCCTAGCCAAGCAGTTCGGTCCTAAGGGGATTCGTGTGAATGGTGTTGCTCCCGGACCCATCTGGACGCCTCTGCAGGTCTCAGGCGGAGCCACTCAGGATCACTTGATTCACTTCGGCGAAACCTATCCGTTACGCCGTGCGGGACAACCAGCCGAGCTGGCCAGCATCTATGTGCAGCTGGCAGCGAACGACGCCAGCTACACCACCGGAAATATCTATGGCGCTGGTGGTGGCGGAGGCCAGCCATAA
- a CDS encoding twin-arginine translocation signal domain-containing protein, which translates to MSPENPISRRDLVTHLGAGIAGAAITSAIPNAQAQTANANTTAPFVDLTSKYPKPPYPGQSQPWPGLAGKMNPRPDHGETSYKGSGRLMGRKALITGGDSVWDALLLLLMRGKVLMLSSAISPARSRMLAR; encoded by the coding sequence ATGAGTCCTGAAAACCCAATTTCACGCCGCGATCTCGTCACGCATCTGGGTGCGGGCATTGCGGGAGCGGCAATCACGTCCGCAATTCCAAATGCGCAGGCTCAGACAGCTAACGCTAATACTACAGCGCCCTTTGTCGACCTCACATCGAAATACCCAAAGCCACCCTATCCGGGACAATCTCAACCATGGCCAGGCCTCGCCGGTAAGATGAATCCTCGTCCGGACCACGGCGAGACGAGCTACAAAGGGTCGGGTCGGCTCATGGGACGCAAAGCCCTTATAACAGGCGGAGACTCGGTATGGGACGCGCTGCTGCTATTGCTTATGCGAGGGAAGGTGCTGATGTTGTCATCAGCTATTTCCCCAGCGAGGAGCCGGATGCTCGCGAGGTGA
- a CDS encoding SRPBCC family protein produces the protein MSHALKEKPYAEELPVTGAAGMIIEGRYVPPPEDKDGKLWVRTSALIQADPKSLYTKWRNVEDAPSWQEQITQVVITGDRTSHWVMKADDKTIEWDSEVLADEPGKRIAWRSIGGDSDNAGEVIFEDAPGGRGTIVTVLQEFRMGKLASVWETFVGRNPKQAVIENLRHFKALAETGEIPRNQGQPHEDRGLIGKMKASTYGETVPTPPGSNRIAS, from the coding sequence ATGTCCCATGCACTGAAGGAAAAGCCGTATGCGGAAGAGTTGCCCGTCACCGGAGCCGCCGGCATGATTATTGAGGGACGCTACGTGCCGCCGCCAGAAGACAAAGATGGCAAGCTCTGGGTAAGAACGTCCGCGCTGATTCAAGCGGACCCGAAAAGCTTGTATACAAAGTGGCGCAACGTTGAAGACGCGCCGTCCTGGCAAGAACAGATCACGCAGGTTGTCATAACCGGTGACAGAACATCGCATTGGGTCATGAAGGCGGACGACAAAACAATTGAATGGGATTCCGAAGTCCTGGCAGACGAACCGGGTAAGCGGATCGCATGGCGGTCCATTGGCGGCGACTCGGACAATGCCGGGGAGGTCATCTTTGAGGACGCTCCCGGTGGCCGGGGCACCATAGTAACTGTGCTTCAGGAATTCCGCATGGGAAAACTGGCTAGCGTCTGGGAGACCTTTGTAGGCCGCAATCCGAAACAAGCCGTGATTGAGAATCTTCGGCATTTCAAGGCTCTCGCTGAGACCGGCGAAATTCCAAGGAATCAGGGGCAGCCCCATGAAGACCGCGGCCTAATAGGAAAGATGAAGGCATCGACCTATGGGGAGACAGTCCCAACGCCTCCAGGTTCAAATCGAATCGCGAGCTAG
- a CDS encoding SDR family oxidoreductase encodes MSETVIAHSDLRGTELPFPTSAASNSCLLSGENMSTNPDPRDEGPKPPFPDQKQDHPGSVKWLNPPADHGENSYIGTGRLAGQAAIITGADSGIGRATAIAFAKEGADVVLSYLPEEEKDALEVSIVIHEMGRKAVRLPGDIGSIDYARALVAAAIKEFGHLDILVNNAGFQMTHDSIEEIPAEEFEHTFRTNVFGTFFLTQAALPKMKPGASIINTTSIQAFEPGEQLVAYAATKAAIANMTKSLAKLAAKRGVRVNAVAPGPVWTPLIPSTMPAAKVKSFGENTLFKRPAQPIELAKLFVFLASADASYVSGEIYGATGGRTPL; translated from the coding sequence TTGAGTGAGACGGTCATCGCACATTCCGATCTGAGGGGGACTGAGCTACCTTTTCCAACCTCCGCCGCCTCTAACAGCTGCCTACTGTCTGGAGAAAATATGTCTACGAATCCTGATCCCCGCGATGAGGGGCCGAAGCCTCCGTTTCCCGATCAAAAACAAGACCACCCCGGATCTGTTAAATGGTTGAATCCACCGGCGGATCACGGCGAAAACAGCTATATCGGAACGGGGAGGCTGGCGGGACAGGCTGCGATCATTACAGGCGCAGACAGTGGCATCGGCCGTGCGACAGCAATTGCGTTCGCAAAAGAAGGTGCGGACGTCGTGCTCTCTTACCTGCCGGAGGAAGAAAAGGATGCGCTCGAGGTTTCTATTGTGATTCATGAGATGGGAAGAAAGGCAGTTCGCCTCCCCGGAGATATAGGTTCGATCGACTACGCAAGGGCTCTGGTTGCCGCCGCAATCAAGGAATTTGGCCATCTGGACATTCTCGTGAACAATGCCGGGTTTCAGATGACTCATGACAGCATCGAAGAGATTCCGGCCGAAGAATTCGAGCATACCTTTCGGACAAATGTCTTTGGCACATTCTTCCTCACCCAGGCAGCATTACCTAAAATGAAGCCAGGCGCCTCGATTATCAACACAACGTCCATTCAAGCATTTGAGCCCGGAGAGCAACTGGTCGCCTATGCCGCTACAAAGGCGGCGATTGCGAACATGACCAAGAGTCTGGCCAAACTTGCTGCCAAGCGAGGAGTTCGCGTTAATGCCGTGGCGCCGGGGCCAGTATGGACTCCGCTCATCCCTTCAACGATGCCCGCCGCGAAGGTGAAATCATTTGGTGAAAATACCTTGTTCAAGCGGCCTGCCCAGCCAATCGAATTGGCGAAGCTATTCGTATTCCTCGCTTCTGCCGACGCGAGCTATGTTTCGGGTGAGATATATGGTGCGACCGGAGGTCGGACCCCGCTATAG
- a CDS encoding zinc-dependent alcohol dehydrogenase, translated as MADPQLLNPHDAIIKITRTAICGSDLHLYDGFIPTMESGDILGHEFMGLVEEVGKDVTNLHRGDRVVVPFTIACGNCLFCKKKIWAACDNSNPNAHLMEAAYGYSGSGLFGYSHMMGGYAGGQAQYARVPFANVGPLKIESDLPDEKVLFLSDIFPTGYMAAENAQIQPGDTIAVWGCGPVGQFAIASAFMLGAARVVAIDRLPERLAMARSLGAITVDYSEEDVSVLTALKDLTGGIGPDACIDAVGLEAHSAQLQGTYDKVKVALLMETDRPSVLRQAIQAVRKGGTLSVPGVYGGLLDKVPFGAAFGKGITMKMGQTNMHNYMKPLLERIEKGQIDPSYIISHRITLEQAPEMYKVWRDKKENVTKIVIDPWAETAA; from the coding sequence GTGGCTGATCCTCAGCTCTTGAATCCGCATGACGCGATAATCAAAATTACGCGGACCGCCATCTGCGGCTCCGACCTGCATCTCTACGATGGGTTCATTCCTACGATGGAATCAGGAGACATACTGGGCCACGAGTTCATGGGTCTCGTCGAAGAAGTGGGGAAAGATGTCACCAACCTACATCGAGGAGATAGAGTAGTTGTGCCCTTCACTATTGCCTGCGGCAACTGTCTCTTCTGTAAGAAGAAGATCTGGGCTGCCTGCGACAACAGCAATCCGAATGCCCACCTGATGGAAGCGGCTTATGGATATTCCGGCTCGGGACTCTTCGGCTACTCCCATATGATGGGAGGCTATGCCGGCGGCCAGGCACAATACGCGCGTGTTCCATTCGCGAACGTGGGGCCATTGAAGATTGAGAGCGATCTTCCCGATGAGAAGGTCTTATTCCTCTCCGATATCTTCCCGACTGGCTATATGGCGGCGGAGAATGCCCAGATCCAACCTGGCGATACCATTGCCGTCTGGGGTTGTGGCCCAGTGGGGCAGTTCGCAATCGCCAGCGCATTTATGCTGGGCGCCGCAAGGGTGGTTGCGATCGATCGCCTGCCGGAACGACTCGCGATGGCGCGAAGTCTTGGCGCAATTACGGTCGACTACTCCGAAGAGGATGTCAGTGTCTTAACTGCGCTCAAGGATCTGACCGGCGGAATTGGCCCGGATGCCTGCATCGACGCTGTGGGCCTCGAAGCCCATTCGGCTCAGCTTCAAGGAACCTACGACAAGGTCAAAGTGGCTCTGTTGATGGAGACAGACCGACCGAGCGTACTTCGACAAGCTATTCAGGCTGTACGTAAGGGCGGCACGCTGTCAGTGCCTGGAGTATATGGTGGCCTTCTCGATAAAGTGCCGTTCGGGGCGGCCTTTGGCAAAGGCATCACCATGAAGATGGGTCAGACCAACATGCATAACTACATGAAGCCGTTGCTTGAGCGAATTGAGAAAGGACAGATCGATCCGAGTTACATCATCTCCCACCGCATCACACTTGAGCAGGCACCCGAAATGTACAAGGTGTGGCGAGACAAGAAAGAAAATGTGACCAAGATCGTGATCGATCCATGGGCGGAAACCGCAGCATAG